One Osmerus eperlanus chromosome 13, fOsmEpe2.1, whole genome shotgun sequence genomic region harbors:
- the ubl3b gene encoding ubiquitin-like protein 3b isoform X2 — translation MSTQRDLDMVNLRLILVSGKTQDFTFSPNDSATDIAKHVFDNWPLGWEEEQVSSPSILRLIFQGRFLHGNVTLGALKLPPGRTTVMHLVARETLPEPNSHGQRNREKTTESNCCLLL, via the exons ATGAGCACTCAAAGGGACCTAGATATG GTGAATCTTCGTCTGATCTTGGTGAGTGGTAAGACACAAgatttcactttctctcccaaCGACTCGGCCACTGACATCGCCAAGCACGTCTTTGATAACTGGCCCTTGG gatgggaggaggagcaggtgagCAGCCCCAGTATCCTGCGCCTCATCTTCCAGGGGCGCTTCCTGCATGGCAATGTCACCCTGGGAG CTTTAAAGCTGCCCCCTGGCCGAACAACTGTCATGCACTTGGTTGCCAGGGAGACGCTGCCAGAGCCCAACTCTCATG gtcagaggaacagagagaagacCACCGAGAGCAATTGCTGTCTGCTCTTGTAA
- the ubl3b gene encoding ubiquitin-like protein 3b isoform X1 yields the protein MPISAAVSEGHLMSFGVNLRLILVSGKTQDFTFSPNDSATDIAKHVFDNWPLGWEEEQVSSPSILRLIFQGRFLHGNVTLGALKLPPGRTTVMHLVARETLPEPNSHGQRNREKTTESNCCLLL from the exons ATGCCCATTTCTGCTGCTGTTTCTGAAGGTCATCTCATGTCATTTGGG GTGAATCTTCGTCTGATCTTGGTGAGTGGTAAGACACAAgatttcactttctctcccaaCGACTCGGCCACTGACATCGCCAAGCACGTCTTTGATAACTGGCCCTTGG gatgggaggaggagcaggtgagCAGCCCCAGTATCCTGCGCCTCATCTTCCAGGGGCGCTTCCTGCATGGCAATGTCACCCTGGGAG CTTTAAAGCTGCCCCCTGGCCGAACAACTGTCATGCACTTGGTTGCCAGGGAGACGCTGCCAGAGCCCAACTCTCATG gtcagaggaacagagagaagacCACCGAGAGCAATTGCTGTCTGCTCTTGTAA
- the prss23 gene encoding serine protease 23 has protein sequence MTPHENCSPRLSLSVLVLWLLLPLLLSSRPPPHQHHVHLPSLVPHAPMPLTRSRFSAHTQLDFTTHCNASCFHKGEQDSDREHLTEKLAFETLYADGSRTLTAVDVEEEDEFEGPLSPVQPPPRRGRRILGKHTRQRRQIYGADGRFNIRGDHFLLDYPFSTAVRISTGCTGVLVSQRHVLTAAHCVHDGKDYVKGARKLRVGFLTPPSINGTKLGGQTPTKKPLVRWVRVKRTRVPKGWIQGPQEVSMDFDYALLELRWPHRRPFMRLSVAPSLEDLAGKRIHFSGFDSDRPGELVYRFCPVEDESNDLIYQHCDARPGASGSGVYGRVWDNALERWERKVIGIFSGHQWLEIDGENRDYNVAVRFTPLKFAQICYWVHGNRMNCSQD, from the coding sequence ATGACACCACATGAAAACTGTAGCCCTCGTCTCTCACTGTCAGTCCTGGTCCTGtggctcctcctgcccctcttgCTGTCATCCcggcccccccctcaccagcaccatgtccacctcccctctctggtGCCCCATGCCCCTATGCCTCTGACCCGATCACGCTTCAGTGCTCATACTCAACTGGACTTCACCACCCACTGCAATGCCAGCTGCTTCCACAAGGGCGAACAGGACAGTGACAGAGAGCACCTCACGGAGAAACTGGCATTTGAGACGTTGTATGCCGACGGTTCCCGCACCCTTACTGCtgtggatgtggaggaggaggatgagtttGAGGGTCCTCTCAGCCCtgtccagcctcctcccagGAGAGGACGGAGAATTCTTGGTAAACACACCCGTCAGAGGAGGCAGATCTACGGGGCAGATGGCCGTTTTAACATCCGTGGTGACCACTTCCTGTTGGACTACCCGTTCTCCACAGCAGTCAGGATCTCCACCGGCTGCACTGGAGTCCTTGTGTCCCAGCGTCACGTCCTCACAGCCGCTCACTGTGTGCACGATGGGAAGGATTATGTCAAGGGGGCCCGTAAACTGAGAGTAGGCTTtctgacccctccctccatcaacgGCACCAAACTTGGAGGCCAGACCCCCACCAAAAAGCCCCTGGTGCGCTGGGTCCGTGTCAAGCGCACCCGTGTCCCTAAGGGCTGGATTCAGGGTCCCCAGGAGGTCAGCATGGATTTCGACTACGCCCTGCTGGAGCTGCGCTGGCCCCACCGCCGGCCCTTCATGCGACTCTCCGTGGCTCCCTCCTTGGAGGACCTCGCCGGGAAGCGTATCCACTTCTCTGGCTTCGACAGTGACAGGCCTGGGGAGCTGGTTTACCGTTTCTGCCCTGTGGAGGATGAGTCCAACGACCTGATCTACCAGCACTGTGACGCCCGGCCAGGGGCCAGCGGCTCTGGGGTGTACGGCCGTGTGTGGGACAACGCCCTGGAGCGCTGGGAGAGAAAGGTGATCGGCATCTTTTCTGGACACCAGTGGCTGGAAATAGATGGAGAGAATCGAGACTACAATGTGGCTGTGCGCTTCACCCCTCTTAAGTTTGCCCAGATTTGCTACTGGGTGCATGGGAACCGCATGAACTGTAGTCAAGACTGA
- the cfl1 gene encoding cofilin-1, giving the protein MASGVTVTDEVVEVFNDMKVRKAQANEEEKKKRKKAVLFCLSPDKKNIILEAGREILQGQVGDTVDDPYLHFVKMLPADDCRYALYDATYETKETKKEDLVFIFWAPENAPLKSKMIYASSKDAIKKKFTGIKHEWQVNGLEDIKDRRTLADKLGGSSVVTLEGSPL; this is encoded by the exons GCTTCTGGGGTGACAGTCACAGATGAGGTGGTCGAGGTCTTCAACGACATGAAGGTGCGCAAGGCCCAGGCCaacgaggaagagaagaagaagaggaagaaggctgTGCTGTTCTGTCTGAGCCCCGACAAGAAGAACATCATCCTAGAGGCTGGCCGGGAAATCCTGCAGGGCCAGGTGGGCGACACAGTCGACGACCCCTACCTGCACTTTGTAAAGATGCTGCCCGCCGACGACTGCCGCTACGCTCTCTATGACGCAACTTATGAAACCAAGGAGACCAAGAAAGAGGACCTGGTCTTCATATTCTG GGCCCCAGAGAATGCCCCTCTAAAGAGCAAGATGATCTACGCCAGTTCAAAGGATGCCATCAAGAAGAAGTTTACAG GTATCAAGCACGAGTGGCAAGTGAATGGCTTGGAGGACATCAAGGACCGACGCACTCTTGCAGACAAGCTCGGAGGCTCATCTGTAGTCACCCTTGAAGGAAGCCCACTATAA